The proteins below are encoded in one region of Chitinophagales bacterium:
- a CDS encoding adenylate kinase, whose amino-acid sequence MLNIILFGPPGSGKGTQAVKLKEKYGLAHISTGDIFRAVITTPSALGTELKSYMDHGQLVPDELTFRVLADYIDGKQLMKSEGIIFDGFPRTIPQAAALDRFFLDRNADITIVLSLLVQEEEVVQRLLLRGQTSGRTDDNNEVVIRKRMQVYRDQTLPLAAYYSDQHKFIELKGEGSVEEVFELLCMEVDRLRTGKP is encoded by the coding sequence ATGTTAAACATCATCCTCTTCGGACCACCGGGCAGCGGCAAAGGAACACAAGCTGTGAAGCTGAAAGAAAAATATGGCCTCGCACATATTTCTACCGGCGATATTTTCAGGGCAGTAATCACCACGCCTTCGGCACTGGGAACCGAATTGAAGTCATACATGGATCACGGGCAACTGGTTCCTGATGAACTTACTTTTCGCGTGCTCGCCGATTACATTGATGGCAAACAACTCATGAAAAGTGAGGGTATCATTTTCGATGGGTTTCCGAGAACCATTCCGCAGGCTGCCGCGCTCGATCGGTTTTTCCTGGACCGGAATGCAGACATCACCATCGTTTTATCGCTGCTGGTACAGGAAGAAGAGGTGGTGCAGCGGCTGTTGCTGCGCGGACAAACGTCAGGCCGCACAGACGATAACAATGAAGTGGTGATCCGTAAGCGCATGCAGGTTTATCGAGATCAGACACTGCCATTGGCTGCTTACTACAGCGATCAGCATAAATTTATTGAACTGAAGGGTGAAGGTTCCGTGGAGGAAGTGTTTGAATTGCTTTGCATGGAAGTGGACCGCCTGCGCACAGGCAAGCCTTAA
- the obgE gene encoding GTPase ObgE, translating to MEGSNFVDYVKIFCRSGHGGAGSVHFRHDKLTAKGGPDGGDGGRGGHVMLRGNKQLWTLLHLKYRKHIHAKNGTPGGDARRTGANGKDMLLEVPLGTVAKDAETGNVLFEITGDGQEEILVKGGRGGQGNWHFRSSTNQVPLYAQDGESGDEGWKILELKLLADVGLVGFPNAGKSTLLSTVSAARPEIGNYPFTTLVPNLGIVSYHNNQSFVMADLPGIIEGAHEGRGLGQRFLRHIERNSMLLFMVSADSDDIKKEYKILYNELKQYNPDLLIKPRLLAITKSDLIDEELEKMLKKELPRTLPHIFISSLTGKNIDKLKDKIWKTLNE from the coding sequence GTGGAAGGTTCTAACTTTGTTGATTACGTAAAAATATTCTGCCGGAGCGGTCATGGCGGCGCCGGAAGCGTACACTTCAGGCATGATAAACTTACTGCCAAAGGCGGCCCTGACGGTGGTGACGGCGGAAGAGGCGGACATGTCATGCTGCGTGGCAACAAACAACTGTGGACACTGCTGCACCTTAAGTACCGCAAACATATACATGCCAAAAACGGAACGCCAGGCGGTGATGCACGGCGTACCGGAGCAAATGGCAAAGACATGCTCCTGGAAGTGCCGCTTGGCACGGTAGCGAAAGATGCAGAAACGGGAAATGTGCTTTTTGAAATTACCGGTGACGGGCAGGAAGAAATCCTGGTGAAGGGTGGTCGCGGCGGACAAGGCAACTGGCATTTCAGGAGCTCCACCAACCAGGTTCCGTTATATGCGCAGGATGGGGAATCAGGCGATGAAGGATGGAAAATCCTGGAGCTGAAACTGTTGGCAGATGTTGGGCTGGTAGGATTTCCCAATGCAGGAAAATCTACGCTGCTCTCCACCGTGAGCGCTGCCAGGCCGGAGATTGGCAATTATCCGTTTACAACACTGGTTCCCAACCTTGGCATTGTATCCTATCATAACAACCAGTCATTTGTGATGGCCGACCTTCCTGGCATTATTGAAGGTGCTCATGAAGGCCGAGGGCTTGGGCAACGGTTTTTACGGCATATAGAACGCAATAGCATGTTGTTGTTTATGGTGTCAGCCGACAGTGATGACATTAAAAAGGAGTATAAAATATTGTACAATGAACTCAAACAATATAATCCCGACCTGCTCATCAAGCCGCGGTTGCTTGCCATCACAAAGAGTGATCTGATTGATGAAGAGCTTGAAAAAATGCTGAAAAAGGAATTGCCCCGCACACTGCCGCATATTTTCATTTCTTCCTTAACCGGAAAAAATATAGACAAGCTGAAAGATAAGATCTGGAAGACTTTGAATGAGTGA
- a CDS encoding gliding motility-associated C-terminal domain-containing protein translates to MKKHRGIWPLLLSCCLLAASPLRAQFIMAPELDCVTNVSINGNIFVRLIWTPPVNSCGPFNAYYIYRSTALNGPYTLIYSETNQAATSYDDNVGNSSIVYYYYMESDFNCPGFTVLQSDTLDSSDPEPPVITYVSVLNNAAEIKWEPGNSPETYGYIIYRVTNSLFIPIDTVYGKNNTSYTDLTAAVNVDSASYTLASIDSCFNTGPINSLPQHTIFLQQEVDRCSNTVTLNWYAYNHWQPDVLQYDVMVSVNGGPYNIIQTLPPNILTCQVTSLNDGDVICFRVVATQTATLITSTSNDLCAKLNVVQPSGDLFIRNVSVVAPGKVNVYYSVDPIADLFSLKIQRSLDSTGFTQIASILPPANLSVINVYTDSTALTGQLSYYYRIIASDSCGNLDTSSIGKSVLLSGYAFSDLSFLVRWDESYLQYGSVTGYNLFRDDGIGFNSVALFDEATNEYNEGNIPVPTPCYYVEAIDSMIFPNGIIDTVHSRSNTLCLNQPSQIYMPNAFAPEGNNNIFKPILNMETVSSFTFSVFNRWGKEIFTSSDPDEGWDGRENGVIVQQGAYAYQVVVVDGNKKHIEAKGTVLVVR, encoded by the coding sequence ATGAAAAAGCATCGCGGCATTTGGCCATTACTCCTCTCCTGCTGCCTCCTGGCTGCTTCGCCGCTCCGTGCACAGTTTATCATGGCACCGGAGCTCGACTGTGTCACCAATGTTTCCATCAATGGCAATATTTTCGTGCGCCTCATCTGGACGCCGCCGGTTAATAGCTGCGGGCCTTTTAATGCCTATTACATTTACAGGAGCACGGCATTGAACGGACCTTATACGCTGATCTATTCTGAAACCAATCAGGCTGCCACCTCTTATGATGATAATGTGGGCAATAGCAGCATCGTGTACTATTACTATATGGAGAGCGACTTCAACTGCCCGGGATTTACCGTGTTGCAATCCGATACCCTCGACAGCAGCGACCCTGAACCGCCCGTCATCACGTATGTATCCGTGCTGAATAATGCCGCTGAAATCAAGTGGGAGCCGGGCAATTCGCCGGAAACATATGGTTATATTATTTACAGGGTGACGAACAGCCTCTTTATACCTATCGATACCGTGTATGGGAAAAATAATACAAGCTATACCGACCTCACTGCTGCCGTCAATGTTGATTCAGCCAGCTATACGCTTGCATCCATAGACAGCTGTTTTAATACCGGGCCAATCAACTCACTTCCGCAGCATACTATTTTTCTGCAACAGGAAGTGGACCGCTGCAGCAATACCGTCACGCTTAACTGGTATGCTTACAATCACTGGCAGCCTGATGTGCTGCAATATGATGTCATGGTTTCGGTAAACGGCGGACCCTACAACATCATACAGACATTACCGCCGAATATCCTTACGTGCCAGGTTACCAGCTTAAATGACGGTGATGTGATCTGCTTCCGCGTGGTTGCTACGCAAACTGCAACGCTCATCACTTCCACCTCCAATGATCTTTGCGCGAAACTGAATGTGGTGCAACCTTCCGGCGATTTATTTATCCGTAATGTTTCCGTTGTTGCGCCCGGAAAAGTGAATGTTTACTATTCCGTGGATCCGATCGCCGATCTATTCAGCCTCAAGATTCAGCGCAGCCTCGACAGTACCGGGTTTACGCAGATCGCTTCCATTCTTCCGCCGGCAAATCTTTCTGTCATCAATGTCTACACGGATTCCACAGCGCTTACCGGCCAGCTGAGTTACTATTACCGCATCATTGCCAGTGACAGCTGTGGTAACCTCGACACCTCGTCCATCGGCAAGAGTGTACTGCTGAGCGGTTATGCATTCAGCGACCTGAGTTTTTTAGTGCGATGGGATGAATCGTATCTTCAGTATGGATCGGTAACGGGGTATAACCTGTTCCGCGATGACGGCATTGGCTTTAACAGCGTAGCACTATTTGATGAAGCCACGAATGAATACAATGAAGGCAATATTCCTGTACCAACACCATGCTATTATGTGGAAGCAATTGATTCCATGATATTCCCTAATGGCATCATTGATACGGTTCACAGCCGCTCCAACACGTTATGTCTCAATCAGCCCAGTCAGATCTATATGCCCAATGCTTTTGCGCCGGAAGGAAACAATAACATCTTTAAACCCATCCTGAATATGGAAACCGTTTCCTCTTTCACCTTTTCTGTTTTCAACCGTTGGGGGAAAGAAATTTTCACATCATCCGATCCTGATGAGGGTTGGGACGGGCGCGAAAATGGCGTGATCGTTCAACAGGGAGCCTATGCTTACCAGGTAGTAGTGGTTGACGGCAATAAGAAACACATAGAAGCAAAAGGAACGGTGCTTGTTGTCCGGTAA
- a CDS encoding insulinase family protein produces MNQTERAQAPPLRDIESITLPPINRLQLSNGIPVVSINAGSQEVTKVELIFNAGRWQEPRRAVAATTSKLLMEGTKHKSAQEVAESVEFYGASLTADATIDYAQVSLFTLNKHLDRLFPLLQEVIYEAAFPEKELTTYIQNSKQRLLVNLQKVDFLAHKTFNEQLYSSNYPSGYTTSPEDYDKIDASLLRSFHASQYRSGSCKIIIAGKITDHLLGLLESYFGKTSIAENITAPYSHSIAKSSIGKLFTAKKDAVQSGIRIGKMLVNKLHPDYPALRVLNTIFGGYFGSRLMQNLREDKGYCYGVHSSISSYLHDAHWYVTTEVGGEVTWNAVQEIYHEMERLRLEPVPDEELQLVKNYLLGVFLSDVDGAFNVAEVMRGLEVYGLKEDFFYNLIQTIRTITPADVQRLANQYLGQEGILEVVAGNPDLVPADSPSIISA; encoded by the coding sequence ATGAACCAAACCGAAAGGGCCCAGGCTCCGCCGCTGCGAGATATTGAATCTATTACACTTCCGCCCATCAACCGGCTGCAACTCAGCAATGGCATTCCGGTGGTAAGTATCAATGCAGGAAGCCAGGAAGTTACTAAAGTGGAGCTGATCTTTAATGCCGGCCGCTGGCAGGAACCACGGCGCGCTGTTGCTGCCACCACCAGCAAACTGCTGATGGAAGGCACAAAACATAAATCAGCGCAGGAAGTGGCGGAATCGGTTGAATTTTATGGTGCCAGCCTTACCGCAGATGCGACCATTGATTATGCGCAGGTTTCACTCTTCACACTCAACAAGCACCTGGACCGGTTGTTTCCGCTGTTGCAGGAAGTGATCTATGAGGCAGCTTTTCCTGAAAAGGAATTAACCACATATATACAAAACAGCAAACAGCGGCTGCTGGTAAACCTTCAAAAGGTGGATTTCCTGGCGCATAAAACGTTTAATGAACAATTGTATAGCAGTAATTATCCGTCGGGGTACACCACATCACCCGAAGATTATGATAAGATAGACGCATCGTTGCTGCGGTCATTTCATGCATCGCAATACCGCAGCGGATCATGTAAAATTATCATTGCCGGAAAAATAACGGATCACCTGCTCGGCCTGCTCGAATCTTATTTTGGCAAAACATCCATTGCCGAAAATATCACGGCACCTTACAGTCATTCAATCGCGAAAAGCAGCATCGGTAAATTGTTCACCGCCAAAAAGGACGCCGTGCAATCAGGCATCCGGATCGGCAAGATGCTGGTGAACAAACTCCATCCGGATTATCCTGCGCTCAGGGTGCTCAACACCATTTTTGGCGGATACTTCGGAAGCCGGCTGATGCAGAACCTGCGCGAAGACAAAGGTTATTGTTATGGTGTACATTCTTCCATCTCATCTTACCTGCATGATGCGCACTGGTATGTGACAACGGAAGTGGGAGGAGAAGTAACCTGGAATGCGGTGCAGGAAATTTATCATGAAATGGAGCGTTTAAGGCTGGAACCCGTGCCCGATGAGGAACTGCAGCTGGTGAAGAATTACCTGCTGGGCGTTTTTCTTTCTGATGTTGATGGCGCTTTTAATGTAGCGGAAGTGATGCGTGGTCTTGAAGTGTATGGCTTGAAGGAAGATTTCTTCTATAACCTGATTCAAACCATCCGTACGATCACGCCGGCCGATGTGCAGCGACTGGCTAATCAATATCTCGGGCAGGAAGGTATACTGGAAGTAGTAGCCGGGAATCCGGATCTTGTTCCGGCAGACAGCCCTTCTATTATTTCCGCATAG
- a CDS encoding agmatine deiminase family protein: MKKIFTILSLSLLFITGNTNSQNLPHWITEEERALLPTYLINTEGIRDVNPPAFTPRTAAEWEEIQGLVITWTSYTSILKPIVAAAQQECKVYIVCTDSNSVKNTLTSAGIPLTNIKFVIKTFDSVWCRDYGPWNIYKDDVTQLSLIDWIYNRPRPKDDVVPGALATFIGLPIYQTTVAPYDLVHTGGNFMVDGHNTGFSSKLILTDNGPGNDFNASVKSVADIDTILKKYMGINRYVLMETLPYDEIHHIDMHMKLLDEETLLVGEFPAGVADGPQIEANIQYIQDNYLSCFGRPYKIVRIPMPPSTTGKYVPQTYYRTYTNSVIVNKTVILPTYRQEYDTTAIRIYKENMPGYKIVTIDCDDGNSPIISALGAVHCITKEISAGDPLWISHAPLQEKAVSASPILVEAKIKTPSGVSDASVFWSVDTAAGYTEVPMTAAANDTFYAYLPAQQTPTKVFYYIHAASNSGRSISKPMTAPDGYWEFAVTKKRNYSNATIFPMPVYFNQLKSDESVAELPVLYDPYPNPASGRVTIGVTLPEDMPCKVIIRDVVGKNVAVLAEGNLSAGNHRFDFIPGNETAGIYFVEMTAANQFFTKKFILYR, translated from the coding sequence ATGAAAAAAATATTTACCATTCTTTCGCTATCCCTGCTTTTCATTACCGGAAACACAAATAGCCAGAATCTGCCACACTGGATAACTGAAGAAGAACGTGCCCTCCTTCCCACATATCTCATCAATACCGAAGGCATCCGTGACGTAAATCCACCTGCATTCACACCAAGAACTGCGGCTGAATGGGAAGAGATACAGGGATTGGTGATAACCTGGACGAGCTACACTTCTATACTGAAACCAATTGTGGCGGCGGCGCAGCAGGAATGCAAGGTATATATCGTATGTACTGATTCCAATAGCGTAAAAAATACGCTTACTTCCGCCGGCATCCCTTTAACGAACATCAAGTTTGTGATTAAAACATTTGACTCTGTCTGGTGCCGCGACTATGGCCCCTGGAATATTTATAAGGACGATGTAACGCAGCTCTCACTCATTGACTGGATCTACAACCGCCCGCGGCCTAAAGATGATGTAGTGCCCGGAGCACTGGCTACTTTCATTGGTTTACCCATTTATCAGACAACCGTGGCACCGTATGACCTCGTGCATACAGGAGGCAATTTTATGGTGGATGGCCACAATACCGGCTTCTCTTCCAAGCTGATCCTTACTGACAACGGGCCGGGCAATGATTTCAATGCATCGGTTAAATCGGTTGCTGATATTGATACTATCCTGAAGAAATACATGGGCATCAACCGCTATGTGCTGATGGAAACACTTCCCTATGATGAGATCCATCACATTGACATGCACATGAAGCTGCTGGATGAAGAAACACTGCTGGTAGGAGAATTTCCGGCAGGCGTGGCAGACGGACCGCAGATTGAAGCCAACATTCAATACATACAGGATAACTACCTGAGTTGCTTTGGAAGGCCGTATAAAATTGTTCGCATTCCCATGCCACCGAGCACTACCGGTAAATATGTTCCCCAGACTTATTACCGCACCTACACCAATTCGGTGATTGTGAATAAAACCGTGATCTTGCCAACCTACCGGCAGGAGTATGACACAACAGCCATCCGTATCTATAAAGAAAACATGCCCGGCTATAAAATTGTGACGATTGACTGCGATGATGGCAATTCACCTATCATTTCCGCATTAGGTGCCGTGCATTGTATCACCAAAGAAATTTCCGCCGGTGATCCGCTGTGGATTTCGCATGCACCATTGCAGGAAAAGGCAGTATCTGCAAGCCCTATACTGGTGGAAGCGAAAATCAAAACACCTTCAGGGGTAAGTGATGCTTCGGTGTTCTGGTCGGTGGATACTGCCGCCGGCTATACGGAAGTGCCGATGACTGCCGCAGCCAATGATACCTTTTATGCTTACCTGCCTGCACAGCAAACGCCAACGAAAGTTTTCTACTACATCCATGCTGCATCCAACAGCGGCAGAAGCATCAGCAAACCGATGACTGCACCGGATGGTTACTGGGAGTTTGCCGTTACAAAAAAACGCAATTACAGCAATGCCACTATCTTCCCCATGCCTGTTTATTTCAATCAGCTTAAGTCTGATGAATCCGTTGCTGAGTTGCCGGTCTTGTACGATCCTTATCCGAATCCTGCTTCCGGCAGGGTAACGATTGGTGTCACGCTGCCGGAGGATATGCCATGCAAGGTGATCATCAGGGATGTGGTTGGAAAAAATGTGGCGGTGCTGGCGGAGGGCAATCTAAGTGCGGGCAACCATCGCTTTGATTTTATACCGGGCAATGAAACGGCCGGTATCTACTTCGTGGAAATGACGGCAGCAAATCAATTCTTCACCAAAAAATTCATCCTGTACCGCTGA
- a CDS encoding insulinase family protein yields the protein MIGYQKHILENGLKVIVHEDNATPLAAVNLLYDVGSRDETPEQTGFAHLFEHLMFGGSRNIPVFDEPLQKASGENNAFTSTDITNYYETLPAPNLETALWLESDRMNELAFSEHSLDVQRKVVCEEFKEHYINQPYGDVWHQLRALSYSTHPYQWPTIGKKLSHIEEATLGDVKSFFYRHYRPDNAILVVAGCVKADDIFRLAEKWFGDIPAGHKPPRNIPQEPAQHGLKSLTIKADVPLDAIYKTWHMPARMDPRYYAADLITDVLSGGKSGRLYQALVKEKKLFSEINAYQTGSIDPGLIVVEGKLVKGVKMEQAGKAIDEEISRITGERIDETELVKVKNRVEAQIIFSETELLNKAMNLAYYELLGDANLVNEEANHYLDTTADDILQQAQAIFTEDNCSVLYYHSKN from the coding sequence ATGATCGGATATCAAAAGCACATACTGGAAAACGGACTGAAGGTGATTGTACATGAGGATAACGCCACGCCGCTTGCCGCTGTCAACCTGTTGTATGATGTAGGTTCGAGGGATGAGACACCGGAACAGACCGGCTTCGCACACTTGTTTGAACACCTCATGTTTGGCGGATCGCGCAACATCCCGGTATTTGATGAGCCATTGCAAAAGGCAAGCGGTGAAAATAATGCCTTCACCTCCACCGATATTACCAACTATTATGAAACGCTGCCGGCACCAAACCTGGAAACCGCCTTGTGGCTGGAGTCGGATCGCATGAATGAACTTGCCTTCAGCGAACATTCACTGGATGTGCAGCGAAAAGTGGTTTGTGAAGAATTTAAAGAACACTATATCAATCAGCCGTATGGAGATGTCTGGCATCAACTCCGCGCACTCTCTTACAGTACACATCCATATCAGTGGCCTACCATCGGTAAAAAACTATCACACATTGAAGAAGCAACACTCGGTGATGTGAAATCATTTTTTTACCGGCATTATCGTCCCGACAATGCAATACTGGTGGTGGCAGGTTGCGTGAAGGCCGATGATATTTTCCGGCTGGCAGAAAAATGGTTCGGTGATATTCCTGCTGGTCACAAGCCTCCCAGGAATATTCCGCAGGAACCTGCACAACACGGATTAAAGAGCCTGACGATAAAAGCAGATGTTCCGTTAGACGCGATCTATAAAACCTGGCACATGCCGGCGAGGATGGATCCGCGCTACTATGCCGCCGACCTTATCACCGATGTATTATCAGGCGGCAAATCCGGCAGGCTTTACCAGGCTCTCGTGAAAGAGAAGAAATTGTTTTCCGAAATCAATGCTTATCAGACCGGCTCTATTGATCCGGGGCTGATTGTGGTGGAAGGGAAACTGGTGAAAGGAGTGAAAATGGAACAGGCAGGAAAGGCGATTGATGAAGAGATCAGCAGGATTACCGGTGAACGCATTGACGAAACAGAGTTGGTGAAGGTGAAAAACCGCGTGGAAGCACAGATCATTTTTTCTGAGACAGAATTACTGAATAAAGCAATGAACCTGGCTTATTACGAATTGCTTGGTGATGCGAACCTCGTGAATGAAGAAGCGAATCATTACCTGGATACCACTGCCGACGACATCTTACAACAGGCACAGGCTATTTTTACGGAGGATAACTGCTCCGTCCTGTATTATCATTCAAAAAACTGA
- the mqnC gene encoding dehypoxanthine futalosine cyclase, giving the protein MHTGKLLQRALDMQFLSIEEGMHLFEQVPTAELMAVGHSLRMQQKPEKVVTWIIDRNVNTTNVCIANCKFCNFFRKPGAPDAYITTIEQYKQKIDETYRLGGEQLLLQGGHHPDLGLRFYVDLFRELKSLYPGLKLHSLGPPEIAHITKLEKSTHTEVLKALMEAGLDSLPGAGAEILNDRVRRLISKGKCSGQEWLNVMRAAHQLRLTTSATMMFGHVETLYERFEHLVWLRQVQEEKPADAKGFIAFIPWPFQDEGTLLRKVRGVRNSVNGDEYIRMIAMSRIMLPNIKNIQASWLTVGKDIAQICLHAGANDFGSIMIEENVVSAAGAPHRFTADGIQQAIREAGYEPRLRNQQYAYRELPAAIEQQVINY; this is encoded by the coding sequence ATGCATACCGGTAAACTTTTACAACGCGCATTGGACATGCAGTTTCTTTCCATCGAGGAAGGAATGCATTTATTTGAACAGGTGCCCACTGCAGAACTGATGGCCGTGGGGCATTCATTGCGCATGCAGCAGAAGCCGGAAAAAGTGGTTACGTGGATCATCGACAGGAACGTAAACACTACCAATGTATGCATCGCCAACTGTAAGTTCTGCAACTTTTTCCGCAAGCCCGGCGCACCGGATGCATACATCACTACCATTGAGCAATACAAACAAAAAATTGACGAAACCTATCGCTTGGGCGGCGAACAGTTATTGTTACAGGGAGGCCACCATCCTGATCTCGGGCTGCGTTTTTATGTGGATCTTTTCAGGGAACTGAAATCTTTATATCCCGGGCTGAAGCTTCACTCACTCGGCCCTCCCGAAATCGCGCACATCACCAAACTTGAAAAGTCAACGCATACCGAGGTGCTGAAAGCCCTGATGGAAGCCGGCCTCGATTCATTGCCGGGTGCAGGTGCAGAAATTCTGAACGACCGTGTGCGGCGCCTTATATCCAAAGGTAAGTGCAGCGGACAGGAATGGCTGAACGTGATGCGTGCCGCTCATCAGCTGCGGCTGACCACTTCCGCCACCATGATGTTTGGACATGTGGAAACACTCTATGAACGGTTTGAGCATCTGGTATGGCTTCGGCAGGTGCAGGAAGAAAAACCTGCTGACGCAAAAGGATTCATCGCCTTTATTCCATGGCCGTTCCAGGATGAAGGCACATTGCTGAGAAAGGTGCGCGGCGTAAGGAACAGCGTGAATGGTGACGAATACATACGAATGATTGCCATGAGCCGCATCATGCTGCCGAACATAAAAAATATCCAGGCCTCCTGGCTTACTGTTGGCAAAGATATCGCCCAAATCTGCCTGCATGCAGGGGCCAACGATTTCGGATCTATCATGATTGAAGAAAATGTAGTGAGTGCCGCAGGGGCGCCACATCGTTTTACCGCCGATGGTATTCAGCAAGCCATTCGCGAAGCGGGCTATGAGCCGCGACTGCGGAATCAACAGTATGCATACCGCGAACTGCCTGCTGCTATAGAACAACAGGTGATTAATTACTGA
- a CDS encoding L,D-transpeptidase family protein, producing MISHVRPALSFLFAALIMLYGCGAETGKRSVTGDEHQSDSAWIQPASVNNLFLDSAALAQFLDTHPEFKAQHDQLWKFYQPRNYQFAWFNNDGMAEQAANFMNMLMNYREEGITDTTVFHPRLKLLYDSLSGGAYVMQGVDPVITETELLLSASFFKYAQEIWGGIGDQELKDFDWFIKRKRLPYVAILDSMLSNPAYFAQQKTVYRQYDLLKTQLKKYYALEQRHDWETIVADKKSYKPGDSSQVIRTIRKRLYLLEDLTTADTLSPHYDDQLEAAVKNFQDRHGLAVDGVIGNAMIEALNIPVSLRIQQIIVNMERSRWVPAKLEGDYLAVNIPEFRLHVYEHDSMMWECNVVVGSVTNQTVIFNDNMRYIVFSPYWNIPASIIAKEILPAAKRNANYISSHNMEVVGGGKVISPSAVNWSNYSGYNFPYAIRQKPGPNNSLGRVKFLFPNNYSIYLHDTPSKSLFNEPARAFSHGCIRVGEPVRLAEYLLRNDSLWTPEKIAVAMNSNKETTVSLKTPVPVFIAYFTAWVDRKGRLNFRKDIYGHDTRLAKVLFNNPAI from the coding sequence ATGATATCACACGTCCGGCCGGCTTTGTCATTCCTTTTTGCTGCATTAATAATGTTATATGGATGCGGAGCGGAAACAGGTAAGCGTTCCGTCACGGGTGATGAGCATCAGTCCGACAGCGCCTGGATTCAACCGGCCAGTGTGAATAATCTGTTCCTCGACAGTGCTGCCCTCGCCCAATTCCTGGACACGCATCCTGAATTTAAAGCGCAGCATGATCAGTTGTGGAAGTTTTATCAACCGCGTAACTATCAGTTTGCCTGGTTCAATAATGATGGCATGGCTGAACAGGCAGCCAATTTCATGAACATGCTGATGAACTACCGCGAAGAAGGCATTACCGATACAACGGTCTTTCATCCCCGCCTTAAATTGCTCTATGATTCACTGTCAGGCGGCGCTTATGTCATGCAAGGCGTTGACCCTGTGATCACAGAAACAGAGTTGCTGCTATCCGCTTCCTTCTTTAAGTATGCACAGGAGATATGGGGCGGCATCGGTGATCAGGAACTGAAGGATTTCGATTGGTTCATTAAACGCAAGCGGTTGCCTTATGTAGCCATCCTTGATTCGATGCTGTCGAATCCTGCGTATTTCGCGCAGCAAAAAACGGTGTACCGTCAGTACGATCTGCTAAAGACACAACTCAAAAAATATTACGCGCTCGAACAGCGGCACGATTGGGAAACCATTGTGGCTGATAAGAAATCCTATAAACCGGGCGATTCCTCGCAAGTGATCCGTACGATCCGCAAACGGCTTTATCTGCTGGAAGATTTGACAACCGCTGATACACTGAGCCCGCATTATGATGATCAGCTGGAAGCGGCGGTGAAGAATTTCCAGGACCGCCACGGCCTTGCAGTGGACGGTGTAATCGGCAATGCGATGATAGAAGCATTGAACATTCCTGTCAGCCTGCGCATACAGCAGATCATTGTGAACATGGAGCGCAGCCGCTGGGTGCCGGCGAAACTGGAAGGAGATTACCTGGCGGTGAACATCCCGGAATTCAGGCTGCATGTGTATGAACATGATTCCATGATGTGGGAATGTAATGTGGTGGTAGGTTCTGTTACCAATCAGACCGTGATTTTCAACGACAATATGCGGTATATCGTCTTCAGCCCTTACTGGAATATTCCCGCCAGTATTATTGCAAAGGAAATATTACCGGCGGCGAAACGAAATGCAAACTATATCTCAAGCCATAACATGGAAGTGGTGGGAGGCGGAAAAGTAATCAGTCCTTCCGCTGTGAACTGGAGCAACTATTCCGGATACAATTTCCCTTATGCCATCCGTCAAAAACCGGGGCCGAATAATTCCCTGGGCCGTGTCAAGTTTCTTTTCCCCAACAACTATTCGATTTATCTGCATGATACGCCCTCGAAGAGCCTGTTCAATGAACCGGCGCGGGCCTTCAGCCATGGCTGCATCAGGGTTGGTGAACCGGTAAGGCTGGCGGAGTACCTGCTGCGTAATGATTCATTATGGACACCGGAGAAAATCGCTGTTGCGATGAACAGCAATAAGGAGACTACCGTTTCGCTGAAGACACCTGTTCCGGTTTTTATTGCCTATTTCACAGCGTGGGTTGACCGAAAAGGGCGGTTAAATTTCCGAAAGGATATTTACGGACATGATACACGGCTGGCGAAAGTGTTGTTTAATAATCCCGCCATATAA